The segment TAATAGAGTCTGTATGTGTATGCATTcacatacacacatgcatgTTCTCCCAGACCATTGTAAAGATAGGAAATTACAGAGCCCTTACTCACCCTCTAACCATCCACTATTTTTCCTCGGATTATTAATATGTGCTAATGTTAATATGTAATAATATATACTCCCACTCAGTTATGTGATAAAAGTTGCCAAGTTGTGAACTTGCAGGTGAAAAGCTGTCTCCTACAGATATTATAAAAATGGCACGGTTTCCAAATCTGCAGTGGCATACAGTTCTAGCACTACATGGCATTTAACCTTTTCTTCAAATTATGAAGGATTACTCAGAAGAGAGAATGAGGTAGCTAAGGAGAAATGTCCATTGCTCTGCAACATCTTAGTTAACATGTTTAAGCAATGTACTGAACCTACCTCACTCTTGCTTTTAATCGTCATGACTCACTTCAACTCAAGTGATGTTACTCTGAACCACACTATTCCATTATCTTTCATATTGGTATAAGAGCACACAGTTTTTCAAAAAATTCAGCTGTACAAATAACTTCCTCAAATACTTTCTATATTCCAAAAAGTCTGTGAGCCATTTTAATCAAAAAGCACTGTATAATGTACTTAGCATTCCATAGAAGATTATTATAAATGCATATCTGACAAATTTTCCAGGGAGCCAACATCACTGAAGTTTGCAGTTGTCACAACTTTGCAACCATACAACCCTCAAAGATTCAGTTAAATGAGATTCCTAATAAACTGCATCATGACCCaaatttcatttcacaaaaTTTGGGCTAGTagctaaaaagaaattttattttttttgggggggcgGGAATAGCTGCtatctaaattatttaaatttctgctttgaaaagaaCTGTATTAGTGAAAAACTATGAGACTGCATAAATTTACTGAACAGTCATGCCACTGAAAAGATATACTGTGAGAACAAGAAAGTAAGTTTTCATACCTTTgcctaaagggaaaaaaaaataggtaagTTCACAAAGTAATTGCAGAGACTCAAGATCACATATTTATGATCAAACTTTATCATGTGTTAAAGCTACATATACACATTAACCCACATGGTTTTATGCAGAAAAACTGGCAGCCCGTCTGCTCtctgatttatttcattttattgcaaAGAGTGCACAATGATGGCATCTTGGCTAGTTGCTTCCTCACAGACAGAATTACACATTTTCACATTCCACATTAGAAGCTCACAAAAacatctttctgcttttcttcctgagGCACCAGTACTGATAGTAAGGACTATGTTTATGAATAATGTTAAGAAAACCAGTGTGTAGGCTTTGTCAGTTAACACCCCCGGGGTAACATCTTCCCCTATCCGAAAAAATcacctttattttttcagtatacCCACAGAGTAGGTGGAAAGCTTTTGAAATTAAGAGTTGATTCCCCAAACCAACTGAACCTATCTGTGCTGTTGTGAACCTCTTTTCTTAGAAGTACTAAAGagtaaaacaaattaaaaactctctaaaatttaaaatgatgGATGAAAATCATCATACTTCAAAATGCGATTGTTAAAAGGGAATTAGTGGTAGGAACTATGAAGCgggggaggaaagaaaatatggaaataaaatatatcaacTAACAGGTAGAACCATTAGAAACCACTGTGCAGTAGCTCTCGGTAGGAAAGTCTGAGAGCCCAGCACTTTCGTTCTCAGTAAACTGAGGCTTCTGTTATACATACAGTAAGTTAATCGCTTAGACAGATCAGCAAAATGCTTCATTTCTGTCTCTGAGATATTGCATTCAATTTTTCGGTGGTGTAGAAGAATCTCAGTAAAACACAGTTCCCCACTGTCAAAGCCAAGCAAGCTCTTAGAAAGTGAGATAATGAGTTGGAATTTCTTTATGCTAAGCACCAAAACCACATCTTGAATAAGCTCTCTAAGGTTTAAGTTGTTGTGTGAGACCCTTCAGCTGTTTTCTTAATAAAACAGCAGCTTGCCTATATTTTACATTGTGTCTAATGCCTGAGAACTGCTTTGTGAATGGGTACTGAACGAGCTGCTCAGAATAGCTTAACACGTTGGGGAAACATAAAGACTTCCAATCCTATTTGGCAGTAAGCTTCGGTTAACACAATGATATATTCAGTTTCTCTGAGCTTAGAGTGCTGCTTGGcatacagaaagggaaaacttTTGGCTCTTGGTAAAATTTAATGTATAAAgtagagaaataaaaaccatgTGATTGTAGTTTGAGAGCTGAGTGCATCCACTGGTTCCCTGCATCTGGGAACAGGCATTAATTTAGCTTCAAATGCAGTCCTGAACACGGCTGAAAATACTCTTTGTGCCAATTCCTGGAAACAGAGCATTCCAGGGTCCATTAGAATCTGCTCTAGAGGTCTGCAATAGAAAAATCAAGATGACGCTGTGTGGTAGAGGGTGGTAAGGCTCAGGGTGgggaaacaaataaaagaaaaaattgcagaGCAGTAAGAATGGCACCTATGTTACTGGGTCAGAGACCAGACACACCACACACTTGTGTGCACTTTCTCAGAATGCTTAGGCCAGGAGACAAAGCCTTGATAATTCACTGGTGTGGAATGGAAACACCACTTACAGCTAGCTCATAAAAGGCACAACAAAACCATGTAAAAAGGTAGTAAATGCTAACCAACCTAAAACCACTGGAGCAGCAGACCTTAAGATGATATTTTCTTCCCTATGTCTCACCCAAGGATTCATGTAAGGACTGAgtggagacagaaaaaatgtaTGGTTTTTGGGGCTAGACTACCAGATACATGTATCTCAGTCCTTATGAGCTTTTCCTTAGGAAAGAAAGAGCTTGCATGCAACTTCGCTGCAGCACTGCAACAGTTTTTCCTTTACCATTTTTGTAGTGTCTAGCATTTTTCTTAGCATAATTCACATGGAAATCTTCAGTGCAACAAGGGCTTTTTGCCCATATGGTCAGCAATGCTCGCATCTGTTCTTTAACCAGAtatattcagtatttttctaGTCACTCTTATAGTCTCTTAAGTGGCTGGAGACAGATCTTGCAGGAATCTTCATTTTGCCCTGAGCCGCAGCTACTGAGGAGACAGAGAAACACCTACAGAGGGCACAAAAGTAACTTCAGctaaaagctgaaataaaactcTATCAGgtagaataaaaacaaaagcatctcTGGTACCAAGACAAGGCCAGCAACAACACTGACTGACACCTGAAGCCTCCTTCCTCATCCCCTGTCTGCATGTCCTCCAAAGACTATTAAAATTTAGCCAAGCACACCTATGCATATCCAGGAGATGAGTAGCTTTTCATGCACACTCCTCCAATTGCTAGCATCCTTTTCAGCACTGGAATACAAAGTTCAGGGTCATAGGGTCCAATTTGACTTTCACACTGGTTTTGCAGCTGCTTCTTTCACAATAATCAGAgacttaaaaagtaaaataagcaAAACCTTTCTGTGACAAGAAGAGAGCCTTTTAGGCCTGCTTGAGATAACAACAAacttatatttaaatttatgaaCATCAGTGGTGCCTTATTCTAGATTTTATGGGCCTGAGCCCTACAGTAGATCCAGTTACTCATGTTTCTCATGCCGATTAATACAATATTTAACTCTTGCTGAGATGACAGTTCTTATAtcactaaaaaaattaaacccaaagaaaaccaaaatcttCCATaagatttctttgaaaatatctgattttttgCATCTTATGGACTTTCAAAGTCTTCGGGAAAACATTTCAAGTACACTTCtctgatttaaaattattttacagcatCCACCCTGAAACATTTCTTCCTCACCAGGGCAGTGCAGCAAAACTCCTTCAAAGCAAGATttttgataatttaaaaaaataaaacaaaccatcacttgtgaagaaaaataataataaataataaaattcaaaattatagGTCATAAAAGCTTCAATTGGCATTGAGCCTTTCTATAGCTAAGCAGAATGGTTTGACTATCTTCAACATGACAAAACACTGAATTCCCACAGAGATGCTATTCTGACCATGGCATAGGAAAACTATTGCAAGCttaataaggaagaaaaaagccagaCACAGCTAAGCCTTTACAATTCATGAACAGGCAGTTATTTTGGTAGCCCATATAATTTCTGTAGGCAGTCATCACATTGCAGCCACTTCACCTCTGGGTATGCCCCAAGCACTTATCCACTAATCAGGATTAGGCTGGGTCAGGCACATGGAAGTGAGTTTGTCAATGCATAGCGCCTGGATGTTGCTGCTGATTGTAGCTCATTCCTCTGTTATGAATCAACATTACACAGGGTGGTTAAAGAGTTGTACTAATCTAGATGATAAATTGCAAATAACTATGGGAAGCACCTGAGGCCATTGAAAATTCTGCAGCACTTATACAATGGAGATGCTCAGGATTCTGGTCCTCACAAATTTccacatgaaataaattaacCTTAATGAGCACCACTGCTAATAATCTCAGCAGGGGCTAAGGATTGTTTGTGGAGCAGCTTTCCAAAGCTTGCTCTCACTTCAAAGGCATGCCAGTGCATGACACGGTAGCATTTTTTCtcactgcaaatattttactttatccAAATTTgcattcaatatttttattcattaaatatatttatcaaTATAAATGAGTATAATTCCATTAGCTATTGTTTGATGGTCACATATTTCCACAGTGATTCTCCCtctgaaaatgttctttctctGAATTATCCAACCAATTTGCCATCTTCTCAGATTTATAACATAGTCCCTCTCCTATATAGCTATATCTAAATCAGCCTTTTTATGTCCTCTAAATGTAATGccttttgtcttcttttctgcTACAACTACATTGTGACTGAATGAAGACTCTTGGCAGCACAAACAGCAAACAACTGGCCTTGAGAGTTATGAAATAATACTGGTTGCAAGCTTTTTCAAAAAGAGCTTTTTAATCAGATGCTGCTATTATTCTCTGAATGATACAGAGGGTTTTTAGGGGGAGTGATGTGGCAGTAAATGCAATTTGGATATTTTACAGAACGATGTTTCAAGGGCAGCTACACCTAAACTTCCCACTATTACAATCCAGATACAAGCTATCACTTAAAAATATACAGCAAAGATCTTATTGATTTGTGAACACTAAAAATCCAGCTATAAACCACTATTTTAAATCACTTGCAACTTTGGAACAGAGGCTTTGTATACATCATGCAAATCTCTACTGAGCTGAACAAACACAAAAGGGGATACTGAACACAGTGAGATAGATGGAAAGGGAAGAGTAACAGATGATTGCCTGGGTAAGAAAGTAGCCAAATTAAACTATTCTGAATGGTGTTAGTCTATCATACAAagacatttaatttatttcattattctcTGTGGGCAGCTACAGCACCGCAAGACCTTAGCGCATTCAAGGAGATGAGCACAGTGGACAAAGGACTCATTCAGAGTGCAATATTTAATGCAACTTAAATTAGGTCTCAAAGGAGCAATAGAATGTATATAAAATATGGCACTGACACTGAGTCACTCTGTACACATGCATGTTTTGAAGTAATTGCCATCAAATTCACACATGGCCCCAGAAgattcaaatgcatttttaatatagctctgatatatatataactttttaaaaaatccatacTTCATTATAAACTCTTAATATGATGCACAGGACCATGTGGGTAAGGGTAAGGAAAAGTCTACAGCTGACTGAACACTTCCTCAAGgagtaaaagaaaattgttaGCAATGAAGTGAAAGACTACAACACTTTTGCTTCTGTTTGCTTCTCTGAATTTATATACATCAAAAAAAGTCAATAGAGCatgtattaatattttaaacactgCAAAGTATTGGGAAGATATTATTggttaatatatattttatatgttcTTATGTTTCTATGTATTTATGTggggaaagaaacaaacaataCATCCAAACTTAAACAACCAAAACAATCAAAGCACCTAAACCCCAAATCTAAACCTGAATTCAACTCAttctctaaaagaaaaaacttaCCTGTATAAAAATCACTTTCATATAAAACTAATTCCGTGTAAAACAAAATAGTATACAGAAGTTAATtattagcaaaatattttaaataggtAGAAACTACCTGTATTCATAAATTTGCtgttagcaaaataaaaataaaaataagtttatttctcttttttcaagtacagtaatttcacgaatacaagccgcatcatttagactaaaattttgctcccacaccggaaatgcagcttgcactcaggagtggctaatatgtgaataattttctgacatttacaaccccggtAGTtccagccagggtgccgagccgagcacctgccagtaaaacccaggatttcgcgattggttactgtgttgcatgGAGGGTGGGGCCATctcagtgccggcagcgcggggagggggagggaggcgggggagctccctccttcaggcgggggagaggcggggggctccttgctgccatccccacggcccatggggtaagcggggggctcctgcccccgcctgccacatcaggagcaggtaggctccacccccgcctgccgccgtcatggcaggagcgggggggctccgtccccgcccgccgccgtgggtgccagcaggctccgcCCCTgtctgccaccacggggcagcactgggctggggtgagcgagcccggtagcagcggtggctggccccgagcggcctcgctgagcggccccaccgagttgggccacctggccccattggcagccccgggtgggctgagcctgcacagccttagccgagccagtaaaccccaccatgccgcggttcggttactatttgacaactttgttgcacacaggtcctcgctgcaaatgacagagcagcttataaacaggtgcggcttatctatggacaaagaacaaaatgtttgccaccacccggtgatgcggcttatagtccgtgcggcttgtatttgtgaaattactgtagctatGCAAAGAGATAGGTACCTAAAACCTGGAattaaaaccatgaaaaaacacattattttgaaattctgaattttgaaaattatcaGTATACAACCGAAATTATTGTGAAGCtaagaaattataaaacaaaagcacaacaaGATGGCATAGTTCCGGGTTCTGACTTTTTTTGGTATATTGTATCAATTTTGATCTGTAATACAGCCTCTTCCAAATCCAGCAGAGCCATACTCAGGTCAGAGGAAGAAAGACTCTGCAAGACACTGAAATCTGGAGACATTACCACAACAActaaacttaaaaaaaaggacaaatacCTATCCTAGTCCAGACGGTGATAAAGAGAATTAAAGACAAAACTTGGGAGTAAGAAGTGAGGTCTGGATCTTCTAGATTTGACTGCTTATTagacacaaacagaaaataaaacagttaaCGAAAAGCAGAGTAAGGTAAAAACTCTTCACTACACTGTAGTGCCATCTCTCCCAGCATTTCAGCTATATAGATGATGTAGTGTGTCAGGTAATTCCAAACTCTGTGTTTTCTACCAACCATCAACTTTAAGGGTTTAGGCCGTGATATTAAGCTACTAACTGTTAGAACTAGTTGCGTAGACAAATCCTGATGGGATATTTGACAGTTATAGCCCAAAGAATATTTACTTCTGTATGTCTCAGTATACGTAATTTCCTGTAGATAAGGATCACACAAGTGATTCCTTCCATCCATGAAGGATGCATGCAAGCCATAATGTGAGGGACACTGTAATGAAGTACTACATTTTGCACCATCTCTAAAAGCACTAAAGGCCTCTCCTAAATGTGGATTTTATTCTCAAATCCAAACTCACAATAGCCAGATGAGGCAACTggttaaatgaaatttttgcaGCTTGACTGAATCAAAGGATTATTTactgctgtgtgtgtggaaGTAGTAATTTGAGGAAATACTCTGAATCTTTTCTCTGGCtttttatattaatttgaaTCTTACTGAAATAACTTTCCTCCTCTGTAATCTGCAGGTTTATTTCACAATTCAACTGTCAAgataaatataaaagcaaataatCCTTTATACAAGCTTCCAGAGAACTTAGTACTCTTGCAAAAAAGTCCATTTAATGACAAGTGTCACAGATGTTTAGTTAAAAAGGATTGCATATCCTATGAGGAAAGTTCAGGATCTCTCCTGTTTTGTATGTGTCAACACCTGCAACTTTTGAAAGGGATGCCTGACATAGTTACACATTTCTAGCATTGTATCTTAAGAGAGTCCTATTGTCCTATTTTGACAGAATCTTTTCATCATTTGGGTATTCATACTTTACTGGAAACTGCTATTAAAGCAAGACAATCCTGATGGCATCGTAGATACTGCAGTTCTTGAGCATTTAGCAAGTATTTTTGCGAATCCTTAAGTTTTTAAAAGGAACACCACATCCAGACATCACCACCCACACTTTTTCACTAAGGAGATATTGACGGCACTGTGCcaaattgtttttccattttaagaaCACACTTGAAGCTGCAGATCCACACACTTAACAAGCACTACATGCATTCATGATTAGAGGGTTATGCTGACATTTATGTGATGAAATGGCTCCTTTCAGTAGTCATATTCTCAAAGATACTTATggaaaataatgggattttatcCTTTCCCAGTTTCAACTGAAACAGACTTTGGCTTTTAAAGCTTTAAGAAACAAATTTCAAACCTGAAGGAATAAGTCAACTtttaaattacacaaaaaacatggaaaaactACAAAACCAatctctgcctcagtttcttaaaaggaaaatttcaacCAGTGAATTTTTTAGCAAATTTTTCTAGGtacagtaataaaaaagccCAGTTCTTTGGGCTTTGAGAAGGCACAGTGTAATGTCTTTCAGGGCACATCACCTACAATTTCAAAAATAGTCCCTGTTAAAAATTCGCACTTCACACAACCATTTGGTGCATCATAAGCTTATTTATTAGCTGCAGTTTtgtatgaaaatgtgaaattcaaATCAGTATTCATGTGACGGTGAATGAAGgcaatctttaaaaatacaaagtgtTCTGTGTAAGTGTCCAAGGCAATTCATATTTCAAATTATCACCAACTTTCACTGGAGCACCGACAAAAGCTTTCAAGCTACCTCCACTCCTCTTGCTAACATACACCAACTACTAAGAACTAAGTCTCCACGGCTCTTGAAGCCTACGCGACGGTCACTAACTCAAGAGAAAAAAGGTGATCGATCCACAGCTCCAGAGAAACACAATTCAATCCCGTGGATGACAGGAGATACAAGTGTTCTGTTCACCGCGGCTCTTTTCCCCTCAACAGCTGCTTTGAGAGATTCCTCTCGTGTCCCAAACCTCAGTTTCTCACACGAAAATGGCTCCCCTCGGTCACACTCAGAGCCTCGTGGGTATACGTCTGAGAAAAGGATTAACCAAGTTGAGCTCCTCCCCCACCCTTTCCGTGGAAGGGCCCATTTCGACAGAGGCAGCCGAGGGGAAGACCCGCGCAGCACGGGGGTCAGAGCCGGGAGCACGGAGGGGAGGCGCCAGCGGCGCCGAGCGCCGGCGGGGAGGGCCCGCAGCGCCGATCGGCGCCGCCCCCTCCACCGGGGCCGCCTACACGGCCGGCACCAGGCTCTTCTTATCTACGGGCTGCTcgtcctcctccagcagcagctcgtCCAGCTCTCCCTCCTCGGCTTCCGAGGCCTCGGGCCCGCCGGCGGCCCGGCAGCGCCGCAGGTGCCGCAAGGCCCGGCGgtgcttctcctgcagctgctccagctgggcgCGCAGGGCCTCCGCCTCCTCACCCGGGTCGGCGGGGGGCTTGTCGGGGCCGGGCCCCAGAAGGGCCTGTCGGAAGAGGCAGCGATTCTCGCGGCGCAGGCGGCGATTCTCCAGCCGCAGCCGCGCGTTCTCCTGGCGCAACCGCGCGTTGTACCACTCGCGCTCCTCCCGCTGCCGCAGCGCCTCGCTGTGGCTGGCCGCCAAGTCCGCGTACCGCTCCGCCAGCTGTTGCGGCGACCCCCGCGACTCGCCCCGCCAGCCCTGCCGTCCGCGGCCCGCTTCGGCCGGCTCCGCGGCCCCGTCGCGCCCGCCGGCGGCACCGAGCACCGCCCGCCCTCCCCGCACCGCGCCGCTGCCCCAGCGCCCGCCCACCGCGCGCATGCGCCTCATCCgtgccgcgcccgccgccgcccgcacGCAGCCGCTGCGAGTCGAGCGAGGGGTCCCGATCTATGCAAATTGAGGCGGGGCCCGAGcccgcgggggcggggccgggcgggtcGGCCCCACCGCGTGCCGCGGCTATGAGCGCGGgcggccggcagggggcgcgAGGGGCGCTGCGCTCCGCGCGTGCCCCGCCCCGGGGGGACCCGGCCTGGAGGGGCCCCGGCCTGGAGGGGCCCCTCAGAGCCCACCCGCGGGCCGTGCCGGCCGGAGCTCCGCCTTGCTGTGCTTGAGCACTGCAGTCTGTGCTAGTGCCTCGCAGTAAAGAGTTTCTTGCTTAGGTCTAAGATAAACCTGCCCTCGTGCAGCTTAAGCCCTTTTCCCGTTGAGCTGTCACTACGTGCCCTCGTGAGAAGCCCCTCCAACCTTTTTGTAAGACCCCTTTGGAGGGTGGTCTGATACCTGCCTGgagctttctcttttccaagctgaacGGCGCCAACTCTCTCAATCTGGGAGACGTACTCCAGCCCTGGCATTAACCTagtggccctcctctggacttgttACAGCAGGTCAAGGACATTCTTGTATTGGGGTGGACACAGCTGGATGGAAAGGCTTGGGCTGCTGTGGAATACCACAGCCCAGGCTGTTCCCTGCCCCACAAGGGGAGGTTTAAGTGTCACATGTGGTTGCACAGTCCTCCAGTGTTCACGAGGGCCATCTTACCGTTACTTAAAGTGTTGGCTGCGGCACAAAGGAGAGGTAATGTTGGCTCGGCAGCACTTGTTGAATGAAAACCTGGTCATACAAGTGTTGCTTACTATATCCTAGTGTTGTCAGATTGTTGGGATTTAAGGAGTAAAACGGGTAAACTCGAAGAATGCATGATATGTAACTAGTTCTGACAGGTCATAGATGTTTTGGCTTAAAGTAACAAGGTTGTTTAGTGTAAACTTACATATATGCAATATTCAATAGAAGAGAAACAGGATGCGAGAACTTTATATTGATGGCATTTTGCAATGTATAATGGAGTAAATTAATCCTCTGAAAGTCCCTTCAATTCTCTTTGTCCCCCATTACATCACCACGGTGTAGATAAGCAGTCATTTTGGGATTACTGCGATGGTACACTACATATCCCTCTGGGCTTCTGTGTATATTTTACTCTTGAAGTTGTAAACTATTTGTGATTAGAACCATTCTTTGCTTTATGATACAATGTTCTTTTAATTACTAGTTGAATTTTGAGTGTGGACCCTGAATTTAAAGTTGGACAAACAATGTGTATAATTGTAATAGTTATTTTCAGAGCCTTTTCAGCTCTAAATTatatctgtttatttaaaacatttagaaAAGAGACAGCAAAGCACTGCAGAAGAGGAATAGTTGTACCTTACTTTTTCTGTGACTGCCATTCAACAGAAATGGACAAGTATTTCCTGTACTAAGCCATTTTCTAAGTAGACATTGACTAGGGTGTTACAGAAGTTCTGCATGATATGTGACTGAACCAGTTTTGCATTGAAAGAAACATGCTAATACTTGTTTATGAATCACTTCTTAATGTTACTGCTTTGGAAATCTATGAATATATGCACTAAAAAACCTTCAGTTTGAACTATAGGCTGAATCCAAAATAGCACTGAAACTTGGAATTCCGTGTGTGTGGAAGTGGACCAGGGCTTTACACTTCAGAGAAACAGTGGAGAGGGCAACACAGAGctgttaaatttttaaaattacagtcaTCATTAACAGCAACCATCACTTTGATCTGACTTCCTTAAGTCTTGCAGGGAATGTTGTATCCTGGTCTCAGTTTTGTTTattcatgtattttattttttatgtgtattttatGCTGAAAAATACAAGCATGTATACCTGCATAAGGATTGATAGTCtgtattcttaaaaaaatcagatgcaTATCAGAATAGTATTTACTGAGTTTCAGATTCCTTGGACAATGTTTAAATACCAGTTTTGTAGGTTAAAGACAATGGCAGAAAGTAAGGATCAGGGAAAGATGATAAATCAACATAGAAAAACTTTCATTGTGAGATAAGATCACACTAGAAAGCATtaagggggaaaatgaaaattgagaAGTAACCAGAGAAATTGTGACTAGCTGTACactttttcagtgattttttgcTCACTGAATGTCTATGAAggagaaagtattttaaacagCAGTACTGTAATAATATTATTGTATTCCTTTGGATTAAAGCCCTGTAATGGTGTTAGGTCTCTGTGGATAAGAGAAAGTGACCGTGCTTGTGGACTATCAGTTGGCATTAATATtgagccctgtccagcctgcaCAGGAAAATTACTCTAGAATAGCACCTCACAAGGAAAATAGCACCTCTTTGTGCCTGTGATTCTCTTTCAACTGAATCCATATGTTTGATGTGATGGGAATTCAAACAGTGGTGCTGCTTGTGTAAATATTAAGGGGAATATTCTCTTTTGGCTTCAGTGAAAGATATACAAAAGGCCCAATTTGAGTTTAGTTAAATTTTCttggtgctttttattttttttttctcttaagttACAGAGTAatagaattatttgggttgggaaagatctttaaaggtcatctaatCCAAATCCCTGCAGTATGAAGGCACAATTTCTCCCATAttaggctgctcagagccctgcccaacctcaccttgaatgtttccaggcaTGAGGCATCCACCAGCTCTCAAGCTAACCTGTTTCGGTGTGTCACTACTATTActgtaaaaatttttttggatcTGGTCTGAATCTACgctctttcagtttaaaacaattACCCTTTGTCCTGGCACTATAAACCCTATTAAAAAGtttgtccccatctttctttAAGCCTTTGTTAAGTATTGGAAGTCCAAAATAAAGTCTCCCTGGAGgcttcttttccaggctgagcaactTCACTTCTCTCAGCCTTTACTCACAGGAAATTCAGGCCTCTGATCATTGTTGTGACCCTCCTCTGGGTCCACACCAAAAGGACCATATTTGTCTTGAgctgaggaccccagagctggatgcattACTTGAGGTTAAGGTGTCATGAGAATGGAGTAGAGGAACAGAATCACTTCCCTTGGCCTGCTGGCCATGTTTCT is part of the Catharus ustulatus isolate bCatUst1 chromosome Z, bCatUst1.pri.v2, whole genome shotgun sequence genome and harbors:
- the TUSC1 gene encoding tumor suppressor candidate gene 1 protein, which gives rise to MRRMRAVGGRWGSGAVRGGRAVLGAAGGRDGAAEPAEAGRGRQGWRGESRGSPQQLAERYADLAASHSEALRQREEREWYNARLRQENARLRLENRRLRRENRCLFRQALLGPGPDKPPADPGEEAEALRAQLEQLQEKHRRALRHLRRCRAAGGPEASEAEEGELDELLLEEDEQPVDKKSLVPAV